A region from the Paraburkholderia youngii genome encodes:
- a CDS encoding HlyD family secretion protein, whose protein sequence is MSSTMPSPLKIFRVAAVIGVVGLAAWAATRLFASPSTESTNDAYVTADFTLVAPRVPGQITDVLVNDNEDVKAGQLLVRIDDRDFRAALMSAEAEVVAAKASVANFDAEIARQPSLVEQARATLRADDASIGFARANASRYQNLSDAGAGTAQEQQRASSTLAQQLAQQSHDQAALLATEQNLDVLRTQRDKAAGALQHAEAALEQAKLNLSYTEIRAPVDGKVGRRSARVGAFVTPGAPVLAIVPLSDAYVVANFQESQITNMRPGETVRVTVDSLPGVVIRGRIDSLAPATGVSFAPIAPDNATGNFTKVVQRVPVKITIDRGQAKASALSVGLSVEAEVKVGHGDEATAEGAERE, encoded by the coding sequence ATGTCATCGACTATGCCCTCCCCACTGAAGATCTTTCGTGTTGCCGCGGTCATCGGCGTCGTCGGCCTTGCTGCATGGGCTGCTACGAGGCTCTTTGCGAGCCCGAGTACCGAGTCCACCAACGACGCCTACGTCACCGCGGACTTCACGCTCGTCGCGCCGCGCGTCCCGGGCCAGATCACCGACGTACTGGTCAACGACAACGAGGACGTGAAAGCGGGCCAATTGCTCGTGCGCATTGATGACCGCGACTTTCGCGCGGCGTTGATGAGCGCCGAGGCGGAAGTGGTCGCGGCGAAGGCGTCGGTGGCGAACTTCGACGCGGAGATTGCGCGGCAGCCGTCGCTGGTCGAGCAGGCGCGCGCGACGCTGCGTGCCGACGACGCATCGATCGGTTTTGCTCGGGCCAACGCGTCGCGTTACCAGAACCTTTCCGACGCCGGCGCTGGGACGGCACAGGAACAGCAACGCGCTTCGAGCACACTCGCGCAGCAGCTTGCGCAGCAGTCGCACGATCAGGCGGCGTTGCTGGCCACCGAGCAGAATCTGGACGTGCTGCGCACGCAGCGCGACAAGGCCGCAGGCGCACTGCAACATGCCGAGGCTGCGCTCGAGCAGGCGAAGCTGAACCTCTCGTATACGGAGATCCGCGCGCCCGTCGACGGCAAGGTCGGCCGCCGATCGGCGCGGGTCGGCGCGTTCGTGACGCCTGGCGCGCCGGTGCTGGCGATCGTGCCGCTATCGGATGCGTACGTGGTCGCCAACTTCCAGGAAAGCCAGATCACCAACATGCGGCCGGGTGAAACCGTGCGCGTGACGGTGGATAGCCTGCCCGGCGTCGTGATCCGCGGCCGGATCGATAGTCTCGCTCCCGCGACCGGCGTCAGCTTCGCGCCAATCGCGCCCGACAACGCCACCGGCAACTTCACGAAGGTCGTGCAGCGGGTACCCGTCAAGATCACGATCGATCGCGGCCAGGCGAAGGCGTCGGCATTGAGCGTGGGGCTTTCGGTCGAGGCGGAAGTCAAGGTAGGCCACGGTGACGAAGCCACGGCCGAGGGAGCGGAAAGAGAATGA